Sequence from the Streptomyces sp. NBC_00440 genome:
CATCGTCTGGCCGATCATCGCGCAGCCGCCCATACCGCCGAAGAAGCCGGTGACGATGTTCGCGATGCCCTGTCCGATGGATTCCCGGGTCTTGTCGGAGCGCGTGTCGGTGATCTCGTCCACCAGCTTCGCCGTCATCAGGGACTCCATCAGCCCGACCAGGGCCATCGCCAGCGCGTACGGAGCGATGACGGTCAGGGTCTGGAGGTCGAACGGTACGTCCGGCAGGCCCGGCACCGGCAGCGACGAGGGGAGCCTGCCCTTGTCGCCGACGGTGGGGACCGCGATGCCGGCGGCAACGGTGATGACGGTGAGGATCGCGATGGAGACCAGCGGCGCCGGGACCACCTTCGTCAGTCTCGGGAAGAACACCATCAGGAGCAGGCCCGCGCAGGTCAGCGGATAGACCGGCCAGGGCACACCGGTCAGGTTCGGTATCTGGGCGGTGAACAGCAGGATGCCCAGGGCGTTGACGAAGCCGACCATCACCGAACGCGGCACGAACCGCATCAGCTTCGCCACGCCCACGGCGCCGAGGACGATCTGGAACGCACCGGCCAGAATCACCGTCGCCAGGAGGTACGCGAGTCCGTGCTCCCGGGCTACCGGGGCGACGACAAGAGCCACCGAGCCGGTCGATGCGGAGATCATCGCGGGGCGGCCGCCGACGAAGGCGATCACCATGGCCATCGTGCACGCGGCGAAGAGGCCCACCTTGGGGTCGACACCGGCGATGACGGAGAAGGAGATCGCCTCGGGGATCAGCGCAAGACCGACCACCAGGCCGGCCAGCACCTCCGTACGGAAGACCCGAGGGTTCATCCAGGGAGGGCGGGCGCCGGAGACCGGGCGCGGTCCCCGGACGGGGTCGGGCAGAACTGATGAGCGCAAGGGGGAGGGAACCTGTCGTGCTCGGGCACCACCCGGATCGAGGCGTGCGGCAGGCGGGCAGGTCAGGGATCCGGGAGATGTGGGAGATACGAGATGCCGGGCGGCACCCCGGCGCCATGAGGACACACGGACACACGGGTCTCGCGCGGGCAGGGCAACTCTACGGTCAGGCCGTCGGCCCGCTCCCAGGGAGGGTTCCGCCTCTGCACGGAGGCGGATGTGGCGCGGCTGGCGGGGAAGTAGGGGAGTAGGGCCCGGAGGCCCCGTCCGTGCTGCCCCTCCCCATTCATTTGCCCAGTGCAAAGAGTCACATGCGTAGCTTCTCGCAGTATATTTTTGCATAATGCAAATATGTTGAGCAGAGGCGTCGCACAGGCAGCAAGGATGCGCGAGGAGCACGGGAAGCTCGCCGTGCTCGCCGCGGTGACCGGCATCGGCGCGGGGCTCGGGTCCATAGTCTTCCGCTGGCTGATCAAGACCTTCACCCAGCTCTTCTCCGGACACGCGGACTACGCGGGCGCCGGGCACGCCGCGAACCCGCACGTGTCTTGGCTCGGGCCGTTCTTCGTGCTGCTCGCGCCGGTCGTCGGCGGGCTGCTGTACGGGCCGCTGGTGGACCGGTTCGCCAAAGAGGCCCGCGGCCACGGGGTGCCCGAGGTGATGCTCGCGGTCGCCCGGCGCGGCGGCCGTATCAACGCGAATGTGGCGGTCGTCAAGTCGCTCGCCTCGGCGCTGACCATCGGGTCCGGCGGATCGGTGGGGCGTGAGGGCCCGATCGTGCAGATCGGCTCGGCACTCGGCTCCACGCTGGGCCGGCTGGCCAAGGTCACCGAGGGCCGGATGCGGCTGCTGGTGGCCTGCGGTGCGGCCGGCGGCATCGCGGCGACCTTCAACGCCCCGCTGGCCGGGGTGTTCTTCGCGATGGAGCTCATCCTGCGGGACTTCGCCATCGAGTCGTTCGGCGCTGTCGTCCTCTCCAGCGTGGCCGCGAGCGTCATCGGCCGGGCCGCGTTCGGGAACGCCGCGTTTCTGAACCTGCCGTCGTTCCATGTCGAACACGTCGCCCAGTACGGCCTGTTCGCTCTGCTCGGCATCGCGGCCGGATGCGCGGGCATCGGCTTCACCCGCGCCCTCTACTGGATCGAGGACGCCTGCGACTGGGCGTGGCGCGGCCCGGAGTGGCTGCGGCCCGCAGCCGGCGGACTCCTGCTGGGCGTCGTCCTGCTGGCGCTTCCGGAGATGTACGGGGTCGGCTACCCGGTTCTGGAGAACGCCGCCGAGGGCCGGTACGCCGCCGGGTTCCTGCTGCTGCTCCTGGTCGGCAAGATCATCGCCACCAGTCTGACCATCGGGATCGGCGGCTCCGGCGGGGTGTTCGCGCCGAGTCTGTTCATCGGCGCGATGCTCGGCTCCGCGTACGGGATCGGCATGCAGCAGCTGCTGCCCGGCACGGCGGGGGCGGTCGGGGCGTACGCACTGGTCGGGATGGGCGCGGTGTTCGCCGGATCGGCGCGGGCGCCGATCACCGCGGTGGTGATTCTCTTCGAGCTGACGGGTGAGTACTCGATCATCCTGCCGCTGATGCTGGCTGTGGTCACCGCCACCCTGGTCAGCAAACTGCTCAGCCAGGACACCGTCTACACCCTGAAACTCCGGCGCCGGGGCATCGACCTCGACGCCGCGGCCCCCGGCGCCCCGCTGGGCAGCCGGCGGGTCGACGAGGTCATGGAAGAGCTCCCGCATCCGCTGCCCGCCGGGACCACGCTGTCGGCAGCCGCGCTGCTGCTCTCCCACTCCGAGCACGGCAGCCTCCCGGTGCTCGACGCCGACGACCGGTATGTCGGGACGGTCACCGCCCGCGCTGTGGCGGAGGCCCTGGCCGAGACCCCGGACGGCCGGGCCGGAGCACCGGCGACGGCCGGGGACCTCGCCGAACTGCCGCCGCGGCTCCGCTCCGACATGCCGCTGTCGGCCGCGCTGCACGCACTGGTCTCGGCACCGGGCACCGGACTGCCCGTACTCGACGCGGACCGGGGCGCCCCGGTCGGCTGGATCACCCACCAGAGCGCACTGCGGGCGCTGCACCCGGTGGCCGCGGCAGCCACGTCCTGAATCCGGCCGGGGTGGGGGCACCGGCGGCCGGAACCCGCACCGGGGCGCGGTACAAAGAACCATGAGCGAGCAACCGCACCCCACTGACTCCGGCACCGACGCAGACCCGGGCACCGGCCCCG
This genomic interval carries:
- a CDS encoding SulP family inorganic anion transporter, translating into MNPRVFRTEVLAGLVVGLALIPEAISFSVIAGVDPKVGLFAACTMAMVIAFVGGRPAMISASTGSVALVVAPVAREHGLAYLLATVILAGAFQIVLGAVGVAKLMRFVPRSVMVGFVNALGILLFTAQIPNLTGVPWPVYPLTCAGLLLMVFFPRLTKVVPAPLVSIAILTVITVAAGIAVPTVGDKGRLPSSLPVPGLPDVPFDLQTLTVIAPYALAMALVGLMESLMTAKLVDEITDTRSDKTRESIGQGIANIVTGFFGGMGGCAMIGQTMINVKNGARTRLSTFLAGFFLLVLCIVLGPVVSRIPMAALVAVMVLVSVGTFDWHSIRPATLRRMPAGETVVMVITVIITVATSNLSIGVVVGSVIAMVIFARRVARLAGVTSVMDPDAGRITYTVTGALFFASSNELVTRFDYAADPDRIVIDLTAAHIWDASSVAALDAVTTKYEQRGKAVEIVGLNRPSAEIHGRLTGELTGGH
- a CDS encoding chloride channel protein, with amino-acid sequence MREEHGKLAVLAAVTGIGAGLGSIVFRWLIKTFTQLFSGHADYAGAGHAANPHVSWLGPFFVLLAPVVGGLLYGPLVDRFAKEARGHGVPEVMLAVARRGGRINANVAVVKSLASALTIGSGGSVGREGPIVQIGSALGSTLGRLAKVTEGRMRLLVACGAAGGIAATFNAPLAGVFFAMELILRDFAIESFGAVVLSSVAASVIGRAAFGNAAFLNLPSFHVEHVAQYGLFALLGIAAGCAGIGFTRALYWIEDACDWAWRGPEWLRPAAGGLLLGVVLLALPEMYGVGYPVLENAAEGRYAAGFLLLLLVGKIIATSLTIGIGGSGGVFAPSLFIGAMLGSAYGIGMQQLLPGTAGAVGAYALVGMGAVFAGSARAPITAVVILFELTGEYSIILPLMLAVVTATLVSKLLSQDTVYTLKLRRRGIDLDAAAPGAPLGSRRVDEVMEELPHPLPAGTTLSAAALLLSHSEHGSLPVLDADDRYVGTVTARAVAEALAETPDGRAGAPATAGDLAELPPRLRSDMPLSAALHALVSAPGTGLPVLDADRGAPVGWITHQSALRALHPVAAAATS